The bacterium genome contains the following window.
TACGGGTAACAGCCGCATTCAGAAATTTACCTATGGGCCTGCACAAGGCAGCGAGCCAGCTCAGGTTCAGGTTATACGGCCTGGTTTAAATTTTCTCTATCTTCCCTGCGGAATCGATAAATTTTATTCTGCGGCTTCGTCGCTCTGGAGCTATCTGATAAATCAAAATGTGCAGCTTGTAAAAATCCAATCCTACCGCCATACCGAGCTTCCCGGATGGGCAACCTTTCGGAGATTATCCACAAAATTGTATCAGGGAGATTTTCCCATTGCCTCCGGAATGGGTTTATTAGTATACACGAACCAGGCTGAGGGGAAAACGGTAACTCTGGACTTTTCAACCACGATCCCTGATCCGCCGCTCAATCAGGTACAGGTACCCTCCTTCTCTCCAGGACTTAATCTGGTAAGCTTGCATCCTTTGCCGGATGTGACCACTCCTGATGAAAACCACCTCCAATGGCCACCGGAGGATAAAGCTGTAACCTGCATAATAAGATATGATTCTCATCACGGCAAATGGCAGGCGCACTATTCTTTTTTCGGCCAGACAGCCGAACCTGAATCAGGGGAAAAGAACAAAGAAGGATACCTTGCCTATATTCAGGAATAAATGATGCGTTGAGGTTTCGGTAGCTGATTCCCGCACCTGGATTGTGCACGAGTGCCGATGAGCCTGCATTTTCCTGCTGTATGGGATATCAAGGATAGCGTATGAGATTCATCTCCGCATTCTTGACCATACCACTCTTTTTAAAGGTCTCGATCCAGTGTTGTTCAGTTCCTGCAGGAACCGTTACTACACCCCATTTCTGGGGCATATTGAGCGAGCTGATTTCGAGATTTTCAAAGGAACCAATCAATTCCTGAGCGGCTTTTACCGTTGCTCCGGTATTAAATTGGATTAAAATATAGCTGGCTCCTTCTTCGCCCGATGGATTTCCCCTGCGTTCTGCCCAGGCAACAATATCTTCTTTTTCCAATTCATCAATGCAGTCAGCCGGAGAGCCGTTCAACACCTTAACCCAGTAAGAGAACATGGCTGGAAAGTTCGATCGCCAGCTTAAACTATGGGATTTCACTAAATTATCCGCATCTTCCTCAGTCGCATCTTCAATAAACACAACAATTATTTCTCCGGGAACGGCCTGTGGCCTGTCAGGTGGCGGAGGGGGAATTACCGGGTCCGTGATAACGGGTAGAGAACCGCTGGCGTCGCGGAAGGGAATATCCTCGACTGTATGGCTCTCATCCAGCCCTAACGTGGGATGGGATAGGTTATCTATGATCGTGTCAAATATGTCTGCATGATTCGGATCATAGTAGTGCTTTTGAGGACCGGCAATACTATCAGAAAGGCTGCATACTATTTCATCCGGCGTTTTTCCAAAAAGCGTTCTCGAATAGCTCCAATCAGCACAGTTACCCTCCCGGCTGTGGAAGACCATCGCTCCGTCGATGACATACAATTTGTTTTCTCTGTCAGCGCAGGGAGAATTATTTGCCAGTTGTATGAACTCATCAATATTAATATATGAACCCTGGCTGGTTATGAAGTTGAGAACCTTGTGCTTATTATCATACAACAGCCTGAGGTTATTTTGATTGATTTCAAAGGAACAAACGGTCGAGAGGGCTGCAAGATACTGCATCTCCTGTTCCATGACCCCCTGAGGAGACAAACAGTACATCTTGGTGCAGCCGATACCACGAATCGATAAGGCACCCTCGTCCGAGGGGGTATGCGTCCCAAAATAGTGGTTACATCCGGCGGTCCCCTCGCATGTATTGTCTTTGCTGAACTGGATCGTAATCTGGGAACCGGCTAACAGAGGTTTTTCCTCTCCCGTTACTCCGAAGGATTGCAGTTTCCATTGCTTATCGAATAAGCTCCGCAAATCCAGGCAGGAAGTCAGTCCCAGGTATTTTCGAAACAAACAGAGAGCATCCGCTGGAGTAATTCCGCCATCCTGATTTATGTCGGCACATTCAGCACATTCACTGGCAAAGTAGCATTTAAAGGCAATGAGAGCATCTGCCGGTGTAATATCTCCATCATTATTGAGGTCCCCATTGCAAACTGCCGAGCCTGTTCCTGCTGCCCTGGCAGAAGGAATATAAGCTGTGAGCGCTATCAATATGGTTGCGAGCCCATAAACTGCCCCATAAACTGCTGTTGAAACGAACCTTTTTTTCATGACTTCCCCCTATCCTGCCTGTTTCAAGTTTGGTTGACTCCGCTACCAGATTCTCGTGTTTGATTGAGTAAAGGTACGACCAAAATATGAAGAGCCATACGAGAAGAACGGTGCGAATAATTACCTGGGAACTGGTTATCGCTCTATGGTAAAATTTAACAAGTCTGAATATCCATTGTCAAATACAACTACTCAGACCGGATGTTCCCCATCTTGTGAGTAAGTCCCTCTCCCCCCAAATTCAGGGGCGGACAGTTTTATTTTACCCGTTTTATTTTACCCGTGGCTTCCCAGCCGATATAGTCATAGTGGAAGCGTCACCCTGGCGCTTACTTAAGCGGCTGGAAGCCGCTTCCACTATAACTGCGGCTGCCGCCCGCATTCCAAAGTCCGCTTCCCCAAATTCAAAAGTGTCCGCCCCTGAAGGGGAGAGGGCTGGGATGTGGGGGCGACGGTCGCCGGTGATCCTTAAGTTGTATAACATTGTCCCTGTTGAGGGGAAGGTTAGGTGGGGGTGAACAAAAACAACATCTTCCTCTCCCCGCAGGGACAATATCGTCAACTGAGGCCCTTCTCCCCCACAATATAGCTGTCCAGGAAAGTAATGTCTAAAAGAAATATCTGCAATAATTTTAATTTATTAACTGCTTGCTCCCTCCTCTCTCTCTGAGGTAAAATAAATACCGGGCAATTTAGGGGGGAAGTTAAGCAGCAAAGAAGTCGAAGTGAAACCACCAGGGAGTCGAATTTTACCAAGGAACATGAAAATACTGTGATACAAGGAGCATCAAAACATCATGAATAGAGATCAGGCCCTGTCCCTTATCCGGGTGGGGGTAAAAAATGAGAATCTGGTAAAGCACATGCTGGCCACCGAGGCCATTATGCGTACTCTGGCTGAGCATTTTGGCGAGGATAACGACCTTTGGGGACTGGCTGGCCTGGTTCACGATCTTGACTATGACCAGACTCTGAAAGAGCCAAAGCAGCATGGACGTCTTGGTGCCGGGGCGCTGGAGGCAGCCGGGGCGGACCCTCTCATCTGCCAGGCAGTAGTAGCCCACAGCCCGCACTATGACCAGCCGCGAAAGACGCGGCTTGAAAAAGCCCTGTTTGCCGCCGATCCCCTCTCCGGTCTGATCGTGGCCGCAGCCCTGGTCCATCCGGACAAAAGACTGGCCAGTCTGGATACTCCTTTTATCCTCAAGCGGTTTCAGGAAAAATGGTTTGCCAAAGGGGCCAGCCGGGAGCAGATCCGCGCCTGTCAAGAGCTTGCGCTCAGCCTTGAGGAATTCATCGGTCTTGGCCTGAAAGCCATGCAGGGGATTTCGGAGGAGCTGGGGCTTTAGCCTGAATGGCACTTCCATAAGCCAAGCTTATAAATAGAGAGAACACAAAGCGCACAGGGGAAAACGATCTCCCGCAGAGGCGCAGAGAGCAACCAATCCGGCAAGGGCCTGATGAAAGTCAGGATATCTCGATGTGTCAGCGGCCTGAAAGCAGGCCAAAAGTAAAAAAGCACCAGGAGGAACTTATTTTACTTTTACTTTTCAATGATATCCTCTGCGTCTCAGCGTCTCTGCGGGAAAATTACTGATTCTTAGGTAAGTGTCATTCATACTAACTCGGCTTCTGTAAGTGCCATTCGCTTTAGCCTGGATAAGTAAAGACTGACAAGGAGCGATACTATCTCCCATACTATCTGCCACTATGCGATGCCTGATGTTTGGCAATGAGCTCACGGATAACAGGCACCAACTCGGTGGGAACCTCCATAACGGTGGAGGTCCGGTTTTCAAAAGACAATTCGTCTTCTGCTACCGCTTCCTCTTCCGTCTGCCCTTCATAAATGTGCCAATACCTTCTGGACTCGCTTTTCATCCCCTCCAGGTGGGAATTTACTCTGTTCCATCTTTCAGTCTCCTGGGGTTACGCCGCCGGTATGCAGTTAAGGCTTGCCTTTCAATTCATTCTATAATGATACTATATCATTATTGCAATCGTTACCCCTTGTATTGGAGAGGCAATATTGCACAATTGTTCCTATACTTCAACACTGGAATTCAGGCATTACAATCATTAATAGGCTCAGATGATGGGCTCAGATTCC
Protein-coding sequences here:
- a CDS encoding META domain-containing protein — translated: MKKRFVSTAVYGAVYGLATILIALTAYIPSARAAGTGSAVCNGDLNNDGDITPADALIAFKCYFASECAECADINQDGGITPADALCLFRKYLGLTSCLDLRSLFDKQWKLQSFGVTGEEKPLLAGSQITIQFSKDNTCEGTAGCNHYFGTHTPSDEGALSIRGIGCTKMYCLSPQGVMEQEMQYLAALSTVCSFEINQNNLRLLYDNKHKVLNFITSQGSYINIDEFIQLANNSPCADRENKLYVIDGAMVFHSREGNCADWSYSRTLFGKTPDEIVCSLSDSIAGPQKHYYDPNHADIFDTIIDNLSHPTLGLDESHTVEDIPFRDASGSLPVITDPVIPPPPPDRPQAVPGEIIVVFIEDATEEDADNLVKSHSLSWRSNFPAMFSYWVKVLNGSPADCIDELEKEDIVAWAERRGNPSGEEGASYILIQFNTGATVKAAQELIGSFENLEISSLNMPQKWGVVTVPAGTEQHWIETFKKSGMVKNAEMNLIRYP
- a CDS encoding HD domain-containing protein → MNRDQALSLIRVGVKNENLVKHMLATEAIMRTLAEHFGEDNDLWGLAGLVHDLDYDQTLKEPKQHGRLGAGALEAAGADPLICQAVVAHSPHYDQPRKTRLEKALFAADPLSGLIVAAALVHPDKRLASLDTPFILKRFQEKWFAKGASREQIRACQELALSLEEFIGLGLKAMQGISEELGL